Proteins from one Impatiens glandulifera chromosome 2, dImpGla2.1, whole genome shotgun sequence genomic window:
- the LOC124923999 gene encoding serpin-ZX-like: MDLRESISNQTDVSLSLAKQVMLSHAKHSNSVFSPLSIHVVLSLIASGAKGPTLDQLLSYLKSNSNEDLNSLSSQVIALVFADGDPLGGPKLSFANAAWIDQSLSLKSSFKHVVEDVYKAASNQVDFQTKAVEVTGQVNAWAEKETKGLIKEILPPGSVDSSSKLILTNALYFKGSWTEKFDASETKDHDFYLVNGNSVKVPFMTSSKKKQFVSAFDDFKVLGLRYEQGQDKRSFSMYIFLPNSKEEGGLTGLVEKLNSQPSGFLDQHLPYKKVKVGEFLIPRFKISFGFEASEVLKQMGLISPFTTTTAGGGLTEMVDDSSVGQQLYVSSIFHKSFVQVNEEGTEAAAASAGVIALRSIMIDDDPIDFVADHPFLFIIREDQTGVILFIGQVFNPLED; the protein is encoded by the exons ATGGATCTCCGAGAATCGATTAGTAATCAGACGGACGTCTCGTTGTCGCTGGCGAAGCAGGTGATGCTGAGCCATGCCAAGCACTCCAACTCGGTGTTTTCTCCCTTGTCAATTCACGTCGTTCTCAGCCTCATAGCTTCCGGCGCCAAAGGCCCTACCCTCGATCAGCTCCTCTCATACCTTAAGTCCAACTCAAATGAAGATCTCAACTCTCTTTCTTCACAGGTAATCGCTCTCGTCTTCGCCGATGGCGATCCCCTTGGTGGCCCCAAACTGTCATTTGCTAATGCTGCCTGGATCGACCAGTCTCTATCTCTTAAGTCTTCTTTCAAACACGTCGTGGAAGATGTTTACAAGGCTGCTTCTAATCAAGTCGACTTTCAAACTAAG GCTGTTGAAGTAACAGGGCAAGTAAACGCATGGGCTGAGAAAGAGACCAAAGGCCTTATCAAAGAAATTCTTCCCCCCGGTTCAGTCGACAGCTCCAGTAAGCTAATCCTGACAAATGCTCTGTATTTCAAAGGTTCCTGGACTGAGAAGTTTGATGCATCTGAAACAAAAGACCATGACTTTTACCTTGTTAATGGAAACTCAGTTAAAGTGCCTTTCATGACCAGCAGCAAGAAGAAACAATTTGTTTCTGCCTTTGACGACTTTAAAGTTTTAGGCCTTCGATATGAACAGGGTCAAGACAAGCGTAGCTTTTCCATGTACATTTTCCTTCCGAATTCAAAGGAGGAAGGTGGTTTGACAGGCTTGGTAGAAAAACTTAACTCCCAACCTTCCGGTTTCTTAGATCAACACTTGCCTTATAAGAAAGTAAAAGTGGGAGAGTTTCTGATACCAAGGTTTAAGATTTCTTTTGGGTTCGAAGCTTCAGAAGTTCTGAAGCAAATGGGATTGATTTCTCCTTTTACTACTACAACTGCGGGTGGTGGACTCACAGAAATGGTGGACGATTCATCAGTTGGCCAACAGTTGTATGTCTCAAGCATTTTCCACAAGTCTTTTGTTCAAGTCAATGAAGAAGGGACAGAGGCTGCAGCTGCTTCTGCTGGTGTGATTGCTCTAAGGTCCATAATGATTGATGATGACCCCATAGATTTTGTGGCAGATCATCCATTTCTCTTTATCATAAGAGAAGATCAAACTGGAGTGATTCTCTTCATTGGGCAAGTGTTTAATCCACTTGAAgattag